In a single window of the Labrus mixtus chromosome 20, fLabMix1.1, whole genome shotgun sequence genome:
- the LOC132954456 gene encoding neural cell adhesion molecule 1-like, whose protein sequence is MVSLLLLLLLQGTEAKMDIITSKQDVLVGQEILMLCQKGDITWQKDGEDTEEEEKVSTMDETSSKLHKKATMQDAAKYTCRCDFDSGHQDEVQKTLSTYEGPSFGGTSTYHEFLEGTDGVVPCQVTGQPAVDVHWFRDRQEISTNAGRRVRHLPDNTLLIQGVRREDAGTYTCHAEIRGRPIVKQLAISVVVNGQYLFHIKIQLMAGPETNVTFLCLVAGHPQPNITWTM, encoded by the exons ATGgtctcactgctgctgctgctgctgctgcaaggcACAG AAGCGAAGATGGACATCATTACCAGTAAACAAGATGTTCTGGTGGGACAAGAGATCTTAATGCTGTGTCAAA AGGGAGACATAACGTGGCAGAAGGATGGGGAAGAtactgaagaggaagagaaggttTCTACGATGGATGAGACCTCCTCTAAATTACATAAGAAGGCCACAATGCAAGATGCGGCCAAGTACACCTGTCGGTGTGACTTTGACAGCGGACATCAAGATGAAGTTCAGAAAACGCTCTCCACTTATG AGGGTCCTTCTTTTGGAGGCACCTCTACTTACCATGAGTTTCTGGAGGGCACAGATGGTGTGGTGCCGTGCCAGGTGACAGGACAGCCAGCCGTTGATGTTCACTGGTTCAGAGACAGACAAGAAATTTCAACCAATG CAGGAAGGCGTGTGCGTCATCTTCCTGATAACACACTCCTTATTCAAGGTGTGAGAAGAGAAGATGCTGGGACTTACACGTGCCATGCCGAAATCAGAGGAAGGCCAATCGTCAAGCAACTAGCAATCTCTGTTGTTGTCAATGGTCAGTATCTTTTTCACATCAAGATCCAAT tgatGGCTGGACCAGAAACCAACGTTACCTTTCTGTGTCTGGTAGCCGGCCATCCACAACCCAACATCACCTGGACCatgtaa